One window from the genome of Mumia sp. ZJ1417 encodes:
- a CDS encoding helix-turn-helix domain-containing protein produces the protein MLRIHFSELDLARTRLADAPDPMWEVASSLHRLQTGHGRRAHGRWHADVMRTLRGTSLGRAVRTLLLPLFPRARYFPDFLTPGEGAAGLDAALEAILAAPERRVADEIARLDTRRRGHSPLRALTGLENRRHLTTTLRAYHQTVIGPVAGQMQDVLDSERAVRARHFLDGGVDGLLQGLGPSLQWHPPVLRVLDHVDDRDIYLDGRGLQLIPSYFCWQRPVTIADSTLPQVLVYPLLRTAADHVAAHPEQALEALIGGSRASVLAACMAGATNGEIARRAGVSAGTVSYHTRTLREAGLISSRRDAESVLHTVTQLGVELMRQTR, from the coding sequence CGAGCCTGCACCGCCTCCAGACCGGCCACGGACGCCGTGCGCACGGACGCTGGCACGCGGACGTCATGCGCACGCTGCGCGGTACGTCCCTCGGTCGTGCCGTCCGGACGCTGCTTCTGCCGCTGTTCCCCCGGGCCCGCTACTTCCCCGACTTCCTGACGCCGGGCGAGGGCGCGGCCGGCCTCGACGCAGCGCTCGAGGCGATCCTCGCCGCGCCCGAACGTCGCGTCGCGGACGAGATCGCGCGCCTCGACACACGCAGGCGCGGCCATTCGCCGCTCCGCGCACTCACCGGCCTCGAGAACCGTCGCCACCTGACCACGACACTGCGCGCCTACCACCAGACCGTGATCGGGCCGGTCGCCGGACAGATGCAGGATGTGCTCGACAGCGAGCGGGCGGTACGCGCTCGGCACTTCCTCGATGGTGGCGTGGACGGTCTTCTCCAGGGGCTCGGCCCGTCGCTCCAGTGGCACCCGCCGGTCCTCCGTGTCCTCGACCACGTCGACGACCGCGACATCTACCTCGACGGACGCGGGCTCCAGCTCATCCCCTCGTACTTCTGCTGGCAGCGTCCGGTCACGATCGCCGACTCGACGCTGCCTCAGGTGCTCGTCTACCCCCTCCTCCGCACCGCCGCGGACCACGTCGCCGCGCACCCGGAGCAGGCCCTGGAGGCCCTCATCGGGGGCAGCCGCGCGTCGGTGCTCGCGGCGTGCATGGCTGGTGCCACCAACGGGGAGATCGCCCGCCGTGCGGGGGTGTCTGCGGGAACGGTCAGCTATCACACCCGTACGCTTCGCGAGGCCGGGCTGATCAGCAGCCGGCGCGACGCCGAGAGCGTGCTCCACACCGTCACCCAGCTCGGCGTCGAGCTGATGCGCCAGACCCGGTGA
- a CDS encoding DUF1330 domain-containing protein, whose protein sequence is MTAYAIAHMREVSMGPEIVEYLERIDETLAPFGGRFVVHGGTVTEVEGSWPGNVIIIGFPDRAHVTAWYTSPAYQAILPLRIENGVSDVIVVDGVDEHHKATDILTAGT, encoded by the coding sequence ATGACTGCGTACGCGATCGCCCACATGCGCGAGGTCTCGATGGGGCCGGAGATCGTCGAGTACCTGGAGCGCATCGACGAGACCCTGGCGCCCTTCGGGGGTCGGTTCGTCGTGCACGGCGGCACGGTGACCGAGGTGGAAGGCTCCTGGCCCGGCAACGTGATCATCATCGGCTTCCCGGACCGGGCGCACGTGACGGCCTGGTACACGTCGCCCGCCTATCAGGCGATCCTGCCGCTGCGTATCGAGAACGGGGTGTCGGACGTGATCGTCGTGGACGGTGTCGACGAGCACCACAAGGCGACGGACATCCTGACCGCTGGTACGTAA
- a CDS encoding helix-turn-helix transcriptional regulator — MTDDELDAVFGALADPTRRAILARLAQDDASVNELTAMFAMSQPAVSRHLKVLERAGLVSRTQQGTMRISHLEAAPLREATDWLADYRAYWEDSFARLETLLAEADTSSDGS; from the coding sequence ATGACGGACGACGAGCTCGACGCGGTGTTCGGGGCCCTCGCGGACCCGACACGGCGCGCCATCCTGGCCCGACTGGCTCAGGATGACGCCAGCGTGAACGAGCTCACGGCGATGTTCGCGATGTCGCAGCCCGCGGTGTCGCGACACCTCAAGGTCCTCGAGCGTGCGGGGCTCGTGTCCCGGACGCAGCAGGGGACGATGCGGATCAGCCATCTCGAGGCGGCGCCGCTGCGCGAGGCCACCGACTGGCTCGCGGACTACCGGGCGTACTGGGAAGACAGCTTCGCCCGGCTGGAGACGCTCCTCGCCGAGGCCGACACCTCGTCCGACGGCTCCTGA
- a CDS encoding SRPBCC domain-containing protein produces MSDLEVTAAPGTTTITITRTFATTPERLYHAFTDDDMQKNWLGPDRLTTEIPVNEVRDGGRWQWVQKDTDGTEYGFRGVYHGEPSVENGITRTFEFDGVPGHVSLETMRFTDLGDGRTRIDNVTAFTSVEDRDGMVESGMEGGMEEGFVRLDKHLAES; encoded by the coding sequence ATGTCCGACCTCGAGGTCACCGCCGCACCCGGCACGACCACGATCACCATCACCCGCACGTTCGCCACGACGCCCGAGCGTCTGTACCACGCGTTCACCGACGACGACATGCAGAAGAACTGGCTCGGCCCGGACCGCCTCACGACCGAGATCCCGGTCAACGAGGTCCGCGACGGTGGGCGCTGGCAGTGGGTCCAGAAGGACACCGACGGCACCGAGTACGGGTTCCGCGGGGTCTATCACGGAGAGCCGTCCGTCGAGAACGGCATCACCCGGACGTTCGAGTTCGACGGCGTCCCGGGCCACGTCTCGCTCGAGACGATGCGCTTCACCGACCTCGGAGACGGCCGTACGCGCATCGACAACGTCACCGCATTCACGTCGGTCGAGGACCGCGACGGCATGGTCGAGTCCGGCATGGAGGGAGGCATGGAGGAGGGCTTCGTCCGTCTCGACAAGCATCTCGCCGAGTCGTGA
- a CDS encoding low specificity L-threonine aldolase, whose translation MAAFASDNYAPAHPAILEAVAAANDGHAVSYGADPWTERLAEVVRHHFGDHAVAYPVFNGTGANVVSLAAALPRWGSAIVTDVAHLHTDENGAPERVAGIKLLTVEAPDGKMRPESFAPYTLNLGDPHRPQPLAVSLTQSTELGTVYSVDEVRGLVETAHSYGMRVHVDGSRLANAAAHLGLSLREITTDLGIDVLSFGGTKNGILLGEAVVVLNHEAVAGIEFVRKMSMQLASKMRYVSAQLAALLDPADDLWLANASASNARATRLREGVDTLASELARDGRTHETGAPLLHVANPTQANVVFPTLPRAVADAVRAEHPFYDWRPGAHPDFVESRWMCSWDTTDEDVDAFLGALRKAFG comes from the coding sequence GTGGCAGCGTTCGCATCAGACAACTACGCCCCCGCTCATCCTGCGATCCTCGAGGCCGTCGCCGCGGCGAACGACGGGCACGCCGTCTCGTACGGCGCCGACCCGTGGACCGAGCGCCTCGCCGAGGTCGTACGGCACCACTTCGGCGACCACGCCGTCGCGTACCCCGTCTTCAACGGCACCGGCGCCAACGTCGTCTCGCTCGCAGCGGCACTCCCCCGATGGGGCTCGGCGATCGTCACCGACGTCGCTCACCTGCACACCGACGAGAACGGCGCCCCCGAGCGCGTGGCCGGCATCAAGCTCCTCACGGTCGAGGCGCCCGACGGCAAGATGCGGCCCGAGTCGTTCGCTCCGTACACGCTCAACCTCGGCGACCCGCACCGCCCGCAGCCGCTGGCCGTATCGCTGACCCAGTCGACTGAGCTCGGCACCGTCTACTCCGTCGACGAGGTGCGTGGCCTCGTCGAGACCGCCCACTCGTACGGGATGCGCGTCCACGTCGACGGGTCCCGGCTCGCGAACGCCGCCGCGCACCTCGGACTCTCCCTCCGCGAGATCACCACCGACCTCGGCATCGACGTGCTCTCGTTCGGCGGCACCAAGAACGGGATCCTGCTCGGCGAGGCGGTCGTCGTCCTCAACCACGAGGCGGTCGCGGGCATCGAGTTCGTCCGCAAGATGTCGATGCAGCTGGCCTCGAAGATGCGGTACGTCTCCGCGCAGCTCGCCGCCCTCCTCGACCCTGCGGACGACCTGTGGCTCGCGAACGCGTCCGCCTCGAACGCGCGCGCGACGCGCCTTCGCGAGGGCGTCGACACGCTCGCGTCCGAGCTCGCACGCGACGGCCGTACGCATGAGACCGGCGCACCGCTGCTCCACGTCGCCAACCCGACGCAGGCGAACGTGGTGTTCCCGACGCTCCCCCGCGCGGTCGCGGACGCCGTACGCGCTGAGCACCCGTTCTACGACTGGCGCCCCGGCGCGCACCCGGACTTCGTCGAGTCTCGGTGGATGTGCTCCTGGGACACGACCGACGAGGACGTCGACGCGTTCCTCGGTGCGCTGCGCAAGGCCTTCGGATGA
- a CDS encoding SelT/SelW/SelH family protein yields the protein MTTAEPVETPRVEITYCTQCQWLLRAGWMAQELLSTFGTELAEVALVPGTGGVFRVAVDGDLVWDRKDDGGFPDAAELKRRVRDRIDPDRPLGHADRTTDAPGADA from the coding sequence ATGACGACGGCCGAGCCTGTCGAGACCCCGCGCGTCGAGATCACCTACTGCACGCAGTGCCAGTGGCTGCTGCGTGCAGGGTGGATGGCGCAGGAGCTCCTGAGCACGTTCGGCACCGAGCTCGCTGAGGTCGCGCTCGTCCCCGGGACGGGCGGCGTCTTCCGCGTGGCCGTCGACGGCGACCTCGTGTGGGACCGCAAGGACGACGGCGGGTTCCCGGACGCCGCCGAGCTCAAGCGCCGGGTGCGCGACCGCATCGATCCGGACCGGCCGCTCGGGCACGCCGACCGTACGACCGACGCACCCGGGGCGGACGCGTGA
- a CDS encoding serine hydrolase: MTVPPLPQLRDDVRWSVEVRDADDDHVLASFEPDLILPTASIGKLVLLVEAAHQIATERLDPDEPLTRTDEDGVADSGLWHLLQTDTLPVADACTLVGAVSDNLATNVLLRRLGLEAITQTATRIGMERSRLLDRVRNDRGPEHPPTLSVGCAADLAHFCARLHRREILSPTISEMVSGWLAANTDLSMVASAFGLDPLAHAGPDRGVVLWNKTGTIETVRGDVGLVSGPARTLAYAVIAEWDDDAEPSVRDRVLDDMRAVGLWLHAVIDGHA; encoded by the coding sequence GTGACCGTCCCACCCCTCCCGCAGCTGCGCGACGACGTCCGGTGGTCGGTCGAGGTGCGCGACGCCGACGACGACCACGTGCTCGCGTCCTTCGAACCCGACCTCATCCTCCCGACGGCCAGCATCGGCAAGCTCGTCCTGCTCGTCGAGGCCGCCCACCAGATCGCGACCGAGCGGCTCGACCCGGACGAGCCGCTCACCCGTACGGACGAGGACGGGGTCGCCGACTCCGGCCTGTGGCACCTCCTGCAGACGGACACCCTGCCCGTCGCGGACGCATGCACGCTCGTGGGCGCGGTCAGCGACAACCTCGCCACCAACGTGCTGCTGCGACGGCTCGGCCTCGAGGCCATCACACAGACGGCGACGCGGATCGGCATGGAGCGCAGTCGGCTCCTCGACCGGGTTCGCAACGACCGCGGCCCCGAGCACCCCCCGACGCTCTCGGTCGGGTGCGCGGCCGACCTCGCGCACTTCTGCGCACGCCTCCACCGCCGCGAGATCCTGTCGCCCACCATCAGCGAGATGGTCAGCGGATGGCTCGCCGCGAACACCGACCTGTCCATGGTCGCCAGCGCCTTCGGCCTCGACCCGCTCGCCCACGCCGGTCCGGACCGCGGCGTCGTCCTCTGGAACAAGACCGGCACGATCGAGACCGTACGGGGCGACGTCGGGCTTGTGTCCGGCCCGGCACGCACCCTCGCGTACGCGGTGATCGCGGAGTGGGACGACGACGCCGAGCCGTCCGTGCGCGACCGCGTGCTGGACGACATGCGCGCGGTCGGGCTCTGGCTGCACGCCGTCATCGACGGTCACGCCTGA
- a CDS encoding LysM domain-containing protein, which yields MFDRTRVRLRLRIHQLVSRLAAVGQAVRVRDQEDTMSTVPSTCDRTVITLDTPLTRAVARHPAGKGRPAAHTAPTRPTARPERRAAPRKPSYRLTRRGRFVVFLAAMVAFGGLTVGLGTQVIATSEAGEPVPSRVVTVQPGETVWDLAAEANPRGDIRETVQDIADLNSLASAGEIVAGATIYVPLY from the coding sequence ATGTTCGATCGAACGCGTGTTCGGCTCCGGCTACGGATCCACCAGCTGGTCAGCCGTCTCGCCGCCGTCGGGCAGGCCGTACGAGTCCGAGACCAGGAGGACACGATGAGCACCGTCCCCAGCACCTGCGACCGCACCGTGATCACCCTCGACACGCCGCTGACCCGAGCGGTGGCGCGTCACCCCGCAGGCAAGGGGAGGCCGGCGGCGCACACGGCGCCGACGCGGCCCACGGCACGTCCGGAGCGTCGTGCCGCCCCGCGCAAGCCGTCGTACCGGTTGACGCGTCGGGGGCGATTCGTGGTGTTCCTCGCGGCGATGGTCGCCTTCGGCGGGCTCACTGTCGGGTTGGGCACGCAGGTCATCGCGACCTCGGAGGCGGGCGAGCCTGTCCCGAGCCGGGTGGTGACCGTGCAGCCGGGCGAGACCGTCTGGGACCTCGCGGCCGAGGCCAACCCTCGGGGCGACATCCGCGAGACCGTCCAAGACATCGCCGACCTCAACTCGCTCGCGAGCGCGGGCGAGATCGTGGCCGGCGCGACGATCTACGTTCCTCTCTACTGA
- the lexA gene encoding transcriptional repressor LexA: MTKAEVSELPDGPPDASGLTPRQRRVLEIIRESIEQKGYPPSMREIGAAVGLASVSSVAHQLKVLERNGFVRRDPNRPRAIEVFLPDVLAARRSIGDALDFGFDDTASGDARPAPAYVPMVGRIAAGGPILAEERVEEIMPLPRTLVGEGTLFMLEVRGDSMVDAAICDGDYVVVRQQPTAENGEIVAALLDGEATVKTLQRKDGEIWLLPHNPAYDPIDGTDATILGKVTTVMRRV; encoded by the coding sequence ATGACCAAAGCCGAGGTTTCCGAGCTCCCCGACGGCCCACCGGACGCGAGCGGGCTGACTCCCCGCCAGCGCCGCGTGCTCGAGATCATCCGCGAATCGATCGAGCAGAAGGGCTACCCGCCCAGCATGCGCGAGATCGGCGCTGCGGTGGGTCTCGCGAGCGTCTCCTCGGTCGCTCACCAGCTCAAGGTCCTCGAGCGCAACGGCTTCGTCCGCCGCGACCCCAACCGCCCGCGCGCGATCGAGGTCTTCCTTCCCGACGTCCTCGCGGCCCGCCGCTCGATCGGCGACGCACTCGACTTCGGCTTCGACGACACCGCGTCCGGCGACGCGCGCCCCGCGCCAGCGTACGTGCCGATGGTCGGCCGGATCGCCGCCGGTGGGCCGATCCTGGCCGAGGAGCGCGTCGAGGAGATCATGCCGCTCCCCCGCACGCTCGTCGGCGAGGGCACCTTGTTCATGCTCGAGGTCCGCGGAGACTCGATGGTCGATGCCGCGATCTGCGACGGCGATTACGTGGTCGTCCGTCAGCAGCCGACCGCCGAGAACGGCGAGATCGTCGCTGCCCTCCTCGACGGCGAGGCGACCGTCAAGACACTGCAGCGCAAAGACGGCGAGATCTGGCTCCTCCCCCACAACCCGGCGTACGACCCGATCGACGGCACCGACGCCACGATCCTCGGCAAGGTCACCACGGTCATGCGACGCGTCTGA
- a CDS encoding ATP-dependent DNA helicase: MAEAVAGAFARGEHLLVQAGTGTGKSLGYLVPSLLHDRRVVVATATLNLQHQLVERDIPALLDGARTVLSRTPKHAVVKGRGNYACLHRIREGAPDEQGVLIEAPSGSLGEEVVTLRAWAEEETDRSGVGDRDSAPSHTERAWRQVSVHARECLGAARCPYAQECFAERARDDAADADLVVTNHALLAIDAIDGVPMLPEYDTVVVDEAHELVARVTQASTAELSPPMVERAARRARAFVRGREADDLEDATDALRDALEVTPPGRIASPTDQLADALALVRDTARACHSAIPKESQEGETDAARQQVKGLVDEVRKVAERMAAASEADVLWLAEREGSRGGNELRIAPVDVALTLRDKLFGENTVVLTSATLKLGGGFDSVARSVGLWATEQVGVGPADKAESDERDFAWDAVDVGSPFDYAKQAMLYVARHLPPPGRDGMADATADEIVDLVRAAGGRTLGLFSSRRAAEAATEVVRERLPEIEVLCQGDAQLPELARRFTEDPHTCLFGTLSLWQGIDLPGTTCQLVIIDRIPFPRPDDPLMSARQRLVERKGGNGFMAVAATHAALLLAQGAGRLIRRSDDRGVVAVLDSRLAKARYGSFLASSMPPMWRTVDRGQILGALERLDAAASAN, from the coding sequence ATGGCCGAAGCGGTCGCCGGCGCCTTCGCGCGCGGCGAGCACCTGCTGGTGCAGGCCGGGACGGGCACCGGCAAGTCGCTCGGCTACCTCGTGCCGAGCCTGCTGCACGACCGCCGTGTCGTCGTGGCGACCGCGACCCTCAACCTCCAGCACCAGCTCGTCGAGCGCGACATCCCGGCGCTACTCGACGGTGCCCGGACCGTTCTCTCACGCACGCCGAAGCACGCGGTCGTCAAGGGCCGCGGCAACTACGCTTGCCTCCACCGCATCCGCGAGGGCGCGCCCGACGAGCAGGGCGTCCTGATCGAGGCGCCGTCGGGCTCGCTCGGTGAGGAGGTCGTGACCCTGCGGGCATGGGCCGAGGAGGAGACCGACCGGAGCGGCGTGGGCGACCGGGACTCGGCGCCCTCGCACACCGAGCGGGCGTGGCGCCAGGTGAGCGTCCACGCGCGGGAGTGCCTCGGCGCCGCCCGCTGCCCGTACGCGCAGGAGTGCTTCGCCGAGCGGGCGCGCGACGACGCCGCCGATGCCGACCTGGTCGTCACCAACCACGCGCTCCTCGCGATCGACGCGATCGACGGAGTTCCGATGCTCCCCGAGTACGACACCGTCGTCGTGGACGAGGCCCACGAGCTGGTCGCCCGAGTCACCCAGGCCTCGACGGCCGAGCTGTCGCCTCCGATGGTCGAGCGGGCCGCGCGCCGCGCCCGGGCCTTCGTCCGCGGGCGGGAGGCCGATGACCTCGAGGACGCGACCGACGCGCTGCGCGACGCTCTCGAGGTGACCCCGCCGGGTCGCATCGCGTCACCGACCGACCAGCTCGCGGACGCGCTGGCCCTCGTACGAGACACCGCGCGCGCGTGCCACTCTGCGATCCCGAAGGAGTCGCAGGAGGGTGAGACTGATGCGGCTCGCCAGCAGGTCAAGGGGCTCGTCGACGAGGTCCGCAAGGTCGCCGAACGCATGGCGGCGGCGTCCGAGGCCGACGTCCTGTGGCTCGCCGAACGTGAGGGCTCGCGTGGCGGCAACGAGCTGCGTATCGCGCCCGTCGACGTGGCACTGACGTTGCGCGACAAGCTGTTCGGCGAGAACACGGTCGTGCTCACCAGCGCGACGCTCAAGCTGGGTGGCGGCTTCGACTCCGTGGCGCGGTCGGTCGGGCTGTGGGCGACGGAGCAGGTCGGGGTCGGCCCCGCGGACAAGGCCGAGTCCGACGAACGCGACTTCGCATGGGACGCGGTCGACGTGGGCTCGCCGTTCGACTACGCGAAGCAGGCGATGCTCTACGTCGCGCGCCACCTGCCGCCGCCGGGGCGCGACGGGATGGCCGACGCGACCGCGGACGAGATCGTCGACCTCGTCCGTGCGGCAGGCGGGCGTACGCTCGGGCTCTTCTCGTCACGGCGGGCCGCCGAGGCGGCGACCGAGGTCGTCCGCGAGCGGCTGCCGGAGATCGAGGTGCTGTGCCAAGGAGACGCGCAGCTGCCCGAGCTGGCGCGCCGGTTCACCGAAGACCCGCACACGTGCCTCTTCGGCACGTTGAGCCTGTGGCAGGGCATCGATCTGCCCGGCACGACGTGTCAGCTCGTGATCATCGACCGGATCCCGTTCCCTCGACCCGACGACCCGCTGATGAGCGCTCGCCAGCGCCTCGTCGAACGCAAGGGCGGCAACGGCTTCATGGCGGTGGCCGCGACCCATGCCGCGCTCCTGCTGGCTCAAGGGGCCGGACGGCTCATCCGCCGCTCCGACGACCGCGGCGTCGTCGCGGTGCTCGACTCCCGCCTGGCCAAGGCGCGGTACGGGTCGTTCCTCGCTTCCTCGATGCCGCCGATGTGGCGGACGGTCGATCGCGGGCAGATCTTGGGAGCGCTCGAGCGGCTCGACGCGGCCGCGTCCGCCAACTGA
- a CDS encoding ABC transporter ATP-binding protein, with product MTPPVEPTPDPPPHGAFVAEGVTVRFGGLVALDDVGVRVEPGQVHGVIGPNGAGKTTFFNVCCGFVRPDEGSLTWEGSRLENLRAHDLAGLGIARTLQGVGLFTGMSALENVMTGAAVRSSSGFVSAAFGLPRGRRDEQALRERAMQALADLGAAHLAPRYPGMLPYPDQKKVALARALVAEPRLLLLDEPAAGLSEGEMDELGDLVRRLTDRMSVLLVEHHMDLVMRICDTITVLDFGQVIARGTPAEVRDDPLVIAAYLGAEVTGGSEIDTTSLDAGPAVAVTKEG from the coding sequence ATGACCCCTCCCGTCGAGCCCACTCCCGACCCGCCGCCGCACGGCGCGTTCGTGGCCGAAGGCGTGACCGTCCGCTTCGGCGGCCTCGTCGCTCTCGACGACGTCGGCGTACGGGTCGAGCCCGGCCAGGTCCACGGAGTGATCGGCCCGAACGGCGCTGGCAAGACGACGTTCTTCAACGTCTGCTGCGGCTTCGTCCGCCCCGACGAGGGGTCGCTCACCTGGGAAGGCTCACGCCTGGAGAATCTCCGCGCCCACGACCTGGCAGGCCTCGGCATCGCCCGTACGCTGCAGGGCGTCGGGCTGTTCACGGGCATGAGCGCGCTCGAGAACGTGATGACCGGTGCTGCCGTCCGGTCCAGCAGCGGGTTCGTGTCGGCGGCCTTCGGACTCCCTCGAGGGCGCCGCGACGAGCAGGCGCTGCGCGAGCGCGCGATGCAGGCGCTGGCCGACCTGGGAGCCGCGCACCTCGCGCCGCGCTATCCGGGCATGCTGCCGTACCCCGACCAGAAGAAGGTCGCGCTGGCCCGTGCCCTCGTGGCCGAGCCGCGCCTCCTCCTGCTCGACGAGCCCGCCGCTGGTCTGTCCGAGGGCGAGATGGACGAGCTCGGCGATCTCGTACGCCGCCTCACGGACCGCATGTCCGTGCTCCTCGTCGAGCACCACATGGATCTCGTCATGCGTATCTGCGACACGATCACCGTCCTCGACTTCGGTCAGGTGATCGCGCGCGGCACGCCTGCGGAGGTCCGCGACGACCCGTTGGTCATCGCCGCCTACCTCGGCGCCGAGGTGACGGGCGGCAGCGAGATCGACACGACCTCGCTCGATGCCGGACCGGCTGTCGCCGTGACGAAGG